In the Ramlibacter tataouinensis TTB310 genome, one interval contains:
- the acs gene encoding acetate--CoA ligase produces MSAIESVLVENRVFPPQEAAVKAARISGMAAYEALCRQAEQDFQGFWAQQARDNVVWTRPFSRTLDESNAPFYKWFDDGELNASANCLDKHVGTPVENETAIVFEADDGTVTRVTYKELLARVGQFANALKAQGIRKGDRVIIYMPMTVEGVVAMQACARIGATHSVVFGGFSAKALNERIIDAGAVAVITANFQMRGGKELPLKAIVDDAIAMGGCTTLRTVLVYMRTPTACNMAAGRDKTFDEVLKGQSAECTPVSVGAEHPLFILYTSGSTGKPKGVQHSTGGYLLWAKLTMDWTFDIQPKDVFWCTADIGWITGHTYVAYGPLAAGATQVIFEGIPTWPDAGRFWQMIQKHKVTVFYTAPTAIRSLIKAAETDAKVHPRNWDLSSLRILGSVGEPINPEAWMWYHKNVGGERCPIVDTFWQTETGGHVITPLPGATPTVPGSCTLPLPGIMAAIVDETGKDLPNGAGGMLVIKRPWPSMIRTIWGDPERFKKSYFPEEMGGRTYLAGDGAVRSSDRGYFRITGRIDDVLNVSGHRLGTMEIESALVSKTDLVAEAAVVGRPDDLTGEAVCAFVVLKRPRPVGEEAKKIANELRNWVAKEIGPIAKPKDIRFGDNLPKTRSGKIMRRLLRSIAKGEAITQDTSTLENPAILEQLAEKN; encoded by the coding sequence ATGAGCGCCATCGAATCGGTCCTGGTCGAAAACCGCGTCTTCCCGCCGCAGGAGGCCGCCGTGAAGGCGGCGCGCATCTCCGGCATGGCCGCGTACGAGGCCCTGTGCCGGCAGGCCGAGCAGGACTTCCAGGGCTTCTGGGCCCAGCAGGCCCGCGACAACGTCGTCTGGACGCGGCCCTTTTCCCGCACGCTGGACGAGTCGAACGCGCCGTTCTACAAGTGGTTCGACGACGGCGAGCTCAACGCCAGCGCCAACTGCCTGGACAAGCACGTGGGCACGCCGGTGGAGAACGAAACCGCCATCGTGTTCGAGGCCGACGACGGCACGGTGACCCGGGTCACCTACAAGGAACTGCTGGCGCGGGTCGGCCAGTTCGCCAACGCGCTCAAGGCCCAGGGCATCCGCAAGGGCGACCGGGTCATCATCTACATGCCCATGACCGTCGAGGGTGTGGTGGCGATGCAGGCCTGCGCCCGCATCGGCGCCACGCACAGCGTGGTGTTCGGCGGCTTCTCGGCCAAGGCGCTGAACGAGCGCATCATCGACGCCGGCGCGGTGGCGGTCATCACCGCCAACTTCCAGATGCGCGGCGGCAAGGAATTGCCGCTCAAGGCCATCGTGGACGACGCCATCGCCATGGGTGGCTGCACCACGCTGCGGACCGTGCTGGTCTACATGCGCACGCCCACTGCCTGCAACATGGCGGCCGGCCGCGACAAGACCTTCGATGAGGTGCTCAAGGGCCAGAGCGCCGAGTGCACGCCGGTGAGCGTGGGCGCCGAGCACCCGCTGTTCATCCTCTACACCTCGGGCTCCACCGGCAAGCCCAAGGGCGTGCAGCACTCCACCGGCGGCTACCTGCTGTGGGCCAAGCTCACCATGGACTGGACTTTCGACATCCAGCCCAAGGACGTGTTCTGGTGCACCGCCGACATCGGCTGGATCACCGGCCACACCTACGTGGCCTACGGCCCGCTGGCCGCAGGCGCCACCCAGGTCATCTTCGAGGGCATCCCGACCTGGCCGGACGCCGGGCGCTTCTGGCAGATGATCCAGAAGCACAAGGTGACGGTGTTCTACACGGCGCCGACGGCCATCCGCTCGCTGATCAAGGCCGCCGAGACCGACGCCAAGGTGCACCCGCGCAACTGGGACCTGTCGTCGCTGCGCATCCTGGGCAGCGTGGGCGAGCCCATCAATCCCGAGGCCTGGATGTGGTACCACAAGAACGTGGGCGGCGAGCGCTGCCCCATCGTGGACACCTTCTGGCAGACCGAGACCGGCGGCCACGTGATCACGCCGCTGCCGGGCGCCACGCCCACCGTGCCGGGCTCCTGCACGCTGCCGCTGCCGGGCATCATGGCCGCCATCGTCGACGAGACCGGCAAGGACCTGCCCAACGGCGCCGGCGGCATGTTGGTGATCAAGCGGCCCTGGCCCTCCATGATCCGCACCATCTGGGGTGACCCGGAGCGTTTCAAGAAGAGCTACTTCCCCGAGGAGATGGGCGGCAGGACCTACCTGGCCGGCGACGGCGCGGTGCGGAGCAGCGACCGCGGGTACTTCCGCATCACCGGCCGCATCGACGACGTGCTCAACGTCTCCGGCCACCGCCTGGGCACCATGGAGATCGAGTCGGCGCTGGTGTCCAAGACCGACCTGGTGGCCGAGGCCGCGGTGGTGGGCCGGCCCGACGACCTGACCGGCGAGGCGGTCTGCGCCTTCGTGGTGCTCAAGCGCCCGCGCCCCGTGGGCGAGGAGGCCAAGAAGATCGCCAACGAGCTGCGCAACTGGGTGGCCAAGGAGATCGGCCCCATCGCCAAGCCCAAGGACATCCGCTTCGGCGACAACCTGCCCAAGACCCGCAGCGGCAAGATCATGCGGCGCCTGCTGCGCAGCATCGCCAAGGGCGAGGCGATCACGCAGGACACGTCGACTCTCGAGAACCCGGCCATCCTCGAGCAGCTGGCCGAGAAGAACTGA
- a CDS encoding YqhA family protein has protein sequence MQDPNPLQGKNSPLRPLPNLIFASRWLQLPLYLGLIAAQAIYVYHFWVELVHLIEAAFGSQAALQQLVTSIGYKSTAPLTSLNETVIMLVVLALIDVVMISNLLIMVIVGGYETFVSRMNLQGHPDQPEWLSHVNASVLKVKLATAIIGISSIHLLKTFINADNYSDRVLIAQTAIHIAFLLSAMAIAYTDKIMSGMASNGRH, from the coding sequence ATGCAAGACCCGAACCCGCTGCAAGGCAAGAACTCGCCCCTGCGTCCCCTGCCCAACCTGATCTTTGCCAGCCGCTGGCTGCAGCTGCCGCTGTACCTGGGCCTGATCGCGGCGCAAGCCATCTACGTCTACCACTTCTGGGTGGAGCTGGTCCACCTGATCGAAGCCGCCTTCGGCAGCCAGGCCGCGCTGCAGCAGCTGGTCACCAGCATCGGCTACAAGAGCACGGCGCCGCTGACCAGCCTGAACGAGACCGTCATCATGCTGGTGGTGCTGGCGCTGATCGACGTGGTGATGATTTCCAACCTGCTGATCATGGTGATCGTGGGCGGCTACGAGACCTTCGTCAGCCGCATGAACCTGCAGGGCCACCCCGACCAGCCGGAGTGGCTCAGCCACGTGAACGCCTCGGTGCTGAAGGTGAAGCTGGCCACCGCGATCATCGGCATCAGCTCCATCCACCTGCTCAAGACCTTCATCAACGCCGACAACTACTCCGACCGGGTGCTGATCGCGCAGACCGCGATCCACATCGCCTTCCTGCTGTCGGCCATGGCCATCGCCTACACCGACAAGATCATGTCGGGCATGGCGAGCAACGGCCGGCACTAG
- a CDS encoding CgeB family protein: MTSKLRIVILGLSITSSWGNGHATTYRGLVRELVARGHELLFLERDQPWYAANRDLPNPPWGRTELYASLDDLRERFQAPVRDADLVIVGSFVPEGVAAGDWVQRTARGLTAFYDIDTPVTLARLARGEHDYLAPRQIPGYDLYLSFTAGPTLQRLEREFGSPRARPFYCSVDPTLYYPEPQPPRWDLGYMGTYSDDRQPGVERLLLEPARRHPPGRFIVAGPQYPQHIAWPANVEYQPHLPPAEHRSFYNRQRWTLNITRADMVQAGWSPSVRLFEAAACGTPILSDRWQGIEELLAPGREIVLADSTEQALAVLRDWGEDERARLAERARERILAGHTAAHRAEQLEGYALELLRAGTGASRTSRTGAAPQARPHLEPAS, encoded by the coding sequence ATGACATCCAAGCTGCGCATCGTCATCCTCGGCCTGTCCATCACCTCCTCCTGGGGCAACGGGCACGCCACCACCTACCGCGGGCTGGTGCGCGAGCTGGTGGCGCGCGGCCACGAGCTGCTGTTCCTGGAGCGCGACCAGCCCTGGTACGCGGCCAACCGCGACCTGCCGAACCCGCCCTGGGGGCGCACCGAGCTCTACGCCAGCCTGGACGACCTGCGCGAGCGCTTCCAGGCGCCGGTGCGCGACGCCGACCTGGTGATCGTGGGCTCCTTCGTTCCCGAGGGCGTCGCGGCCGGCGACTGGGTGCAGCGCACGGCGCGCGGCCTCACCGCCTTCTACGACATCGACACGCCGGTCACGCTGGCGCGCCTGGCCCGCGGCGAGCACGACTACCTGGCGCCGCGCCAGATCCCCGGCTACGACCTGTACCTGTCCTTCACCGCCGGCCCGACGCTGCAGCGGCTGGAGCGCGAGTTCGGCTCGCCGCGCGCGCGCCCGTTCTACTGCTCTGTGGATCCCACCCTGTACTACCCCGAGCCGCAGCCGCCGCGCTGGGACCTGGGCTACATGGGCACCTACAGCGACGACCGCCAGCCCGGCGTGGAGCGCCTGCTGCTGGAGCCCGCGCGCCGGCATCCGCCCGGCCGCTTCATCGTCGCGGGGCCGCAGTACCCGCAGCACATCGCCTGGCCGGCCAACGTGGAGTACCAACCCCACCTGCCGCCGGCCGAGCACCGGTCCTTCTACAACCGCCAGCGCTGGACGTTGAACATCACGCGCGCCGACATGGTCCAGGCCGGCTGGTCGCCCAGCGTGCGGCTGTTCGAGGCGGCCGCCTGCGGCACCCCCATCCTGAGCGACCGCTGGCAGGGCATCGAGGAGCTGCTGGCGCCCGGGCGCGAGATCGTGCTGGCCGACAGCACGGAGCAGGCGCTGGCCGTGCTGCGGGACTGGGGCGAGGACGAGCGGGCGCGCCTGGCCGAACGGGCACGCGAGCGCATCCTGGCCGGCCACACCGCCGCCCACCGCGCCGAGCAGCTGGAAGGCTATGCGCTGGAGCTGCTGCGCGCCGGCACGGGTGCGTCGCGCACCTCCCGGACCGGGGCGGCGCCGCAGGCGAGGCCGCACCTGGAGCCCGCATCGTGA
- a CDS encoding GntR family transcriptional regulator, with protein sequence MSSVPTATTESPPLNIAEQIKQLIYAGEFKAGDRLNEAALAVRMGTSRGPIREAIRILAGTGLVTPVPNRGVYVRQVSIREMLEIYELRALVFGFAAERACENITDAGRARFEALLDGMDRAAAENDSNLYYDLNVQFHELVLVLCNHQRARLLYDSYVKELHLYRRQNFNAPGNMRRSNVEHRKLYEAISKGNVAKAKQYAQEHIQAGRQRLLALADEK encoded by the coding sequence ATGTCCTCCGTCCCGACCGCCACCACCGAAAGCCCGCCGCTCAACATCGCGGAGCAGATCAAGCAGCTGATCTATGCGGGCGAGTTCAAGGCCGGCGACCGCCTGAACGAGGCGGCGCTGGCGGTGCGCATGGGCACCAGCCGCGGCCCGATCCGCGAGGCGATCCGCATCCTCGCCGGCACCGGGCTCGTCACCCCGGTGCCCAACCGCGGCGTGTACGTGCGGCAGGTCTCCATCCGCGAGATGCTGGAGATCTACGAGCTGCGCGCCCTTGTCTTCGGCTTCGCGGCGGAGCGTGCCTGCGAGAACATCACCGACGCCGGCCGCGCCCGCTTCGAGGCGCTGCTGGACGGCATGGACCGGGCGGCCGCGGAGAACGACAGCAACCTCTACTACGACCTCAACGTGCAGTTCCACGAGCTGGTCCTGGTGCTGTGCAACCACCAGCGGGCCCGGCTGCTGTATGACAGCTACGTGAAGGAGCTGCACCTGTACCGCCGGCAGAACTTCAACGCCCCGGGCAACATGCGCCGCTCCAATGTGGAGCACCGCAAGCTGTACGAGGCGATCTCCAAGGGGAACGTCGCCAAGGCGAAGCAGTACGCGCAGGAGCACATCCAGGCGGGCAGGCAGCGCCTTCTCGCGCTTGCCGACGAGAAATGA
- a CDS encoding PdxA family dehydrogenase — translation MTAPDPRPLLGLMLGDMTGIGPEISARLLAGGTLREVARIAVIGDARVFELGCRDAGIAPAWRSCTSVAAIDWSRDEIPVVDLGNIAPAKLPRRENSPESGRLTGETLQHMTQLAQAGEIEGISFAPLSKAALHQGGWKYHDEHQMFAAWNRHEGFFGEMNVIEQFSTFRVTSHVALRRALEMITPERIAAAVHLADRSLREAGIARPRIGVAALNPHCGEGGLFGDEEIRLIAPSVQRLAQEGLAVSGPVSSDAIFLKALKGEYDGVVMMYHDQGQIATKLLGFNKGVTVTAGLKTVYTTPAHGTAFDITGQGKADTGALEQAVRIAARMALARRNSKAAA, via the coding sequence ATGACCGCGCCTGATCCGCGCCCGCTGCTCGGGCTGATGCTGGGCGACATGACCGGCATCGGTCCCGAGATCAGCGCCCGGCTGCTGGCCGGCGGGACGCTGCGGGAGGTGGCCCGCATCGCCGTGATCGGCGACGCCCGCGTGTTCGAGCTGGGCTGCCGCGATGCCGGCATCGCGCCGGCCTGGCGCTCCTGCACCAGCGTGGCGGCGATCGACTGGTCGCGCGACGAGATCCCGGTGGTGGACCTGGGCAACATCGCCCCTGCGAAGCTGCCCAGGCGCGAGAACTCGCCCGAGTCGGGGCGCCTGACCGGCGAGACGCTGCAGCACATGACGCAGCTGGCCCAGGCCGGGGAGATCGAGGGCATCTCGTTCGCGCCGCTGTCCAAGGCGGCGCTGCACCAGGGCGGCTGGAAGTACCACGACGAGCACCAGATGTTCGCCGCGTGGAACCGGCACGAGGGCTTCTTCGGCGAGATGAACGTCATCGAGCAGTTCTCGACCTTCCGCGTCACCTCGCACGTGGCGCTGCGCCGGGCGCTGGAGATGATCACGCCCGAGCGCATCGCAGCCGCGGTGCACCTGGCCGACCGCAGCCTGCGCGAGGCGGGGATCGCCAGGCCGCGCATCGGCGTGGCGGCGCTCAACCCGCACTGCGGCGAGGGCGGGCTGTTCGGCGACGAGGAGATCCGGCTGATCGCGCCGTCGGTGCAGCGGCTGGCGCAGGAGGGCCTCGCCGTGAGCGGCCCGGTGTCCTCGGACGCCATCTTCCTCAAGGCGCTCAAGGGCGAGTACGACGGCGTGGTGATGATGTACCACGACCAGGGGCAGATCGCGACCAAGCTGCTGGGCTTCAATAAGGGCGTGACCGTCACCGCGGGGCTGAAGACCGTCTACACCACGCCGGCCCACGGCACGGCATTCGACATCACGGGCCAGGGCAAGGCCGACACGGGCGCGCTGGAGCAGGCCGTCCGCATCGCGGCGCGCATGGCCCTCGCGCGCAGGAACAGCAAGGCGGCAGCATGA
- a CDS encoding isocitrate/isopropylmalate dehydrogenase family protein yields MNDPHLILGVLEGDDIGHEVVPAAVQVASAAAQKHGLRIDWRPMPVGRRALDTHGSTLPAGTLETLATMDGFVLGPIGHREYPKVPGAINPHPIMRKHFNLFANVRPTRSYPDIGCLRDDVDLVIVRENNEGFQPDRNVVAGSGEFRPNDDLTISVRVISRKGSERVARVALALARSRRKLLTVVHKNTVFKLGCGMFVEECLKAAKDFPDVTVNEVIVDTMAMRLVRDPQNFDVVVTTNMFGDILTDEAAGLVGGLGMAPGLCIGEGDFAMAQATHGSAPDIAGKGIANPYAMMDSTRMMLDWLGRRKAIAPAVAAAASMEKGLAAALGNAKARTGDIRGQGRTASFAGAVIENL; encoded by the coding sequence ATGAACGACCCCCACCTCATCCTCGGCGTGCTCGAGGGCGACGACATCGGCCACGAAGTGGTGCCCGCGGCCGTGCAGGTCGCCAGCGCCGCGGCGCAGAAGCACGGCCTGCGCATCGACTGGCGCCCGATGCCGGTCGGCCGGCGCGCGCTGGACACGCACGGCTCGACGCTCCCGGCGGGCACGCTGGAGACGCTGGCGACGATGGACGGCTTCGTGCTGGGGCCGATCGGCCACCGCGAGTACCCCAAGGTGCCGGGCGCGATCAACCCGCACCCCATCATGCGCAAGCACTTCAACCTGTTCGCCAACGTGCGTCCGACCCGCTCGTACCCCGACATCGGGTGCCTGCGCGACGACGTGGACCTGGTGATCGTGCGCGAGAACAACGAGGGCTTCCAGCCGGACCGCAACGTGGTGGCCGGCTCGGGCGAGTTCCGGCCGAACGACGACCTGACGATTTCCGTGCGCGTGATCAGCCGCAAGGGCAGCGAGCGCGTCGCCCGGGTCGCCCTGGCACTGGCGCGCAGCCGGCGCAAGCTGCTGACCGTGGTGCACAAGAACACGGTGTTCAAGCTGGGTTGCGGCATGTTCGTGGAGGAGTGCCTCAAGGCGGCGAAGGACTTCCCCGACGTGACGGTCAACGAGGTGATCGTGGACACCATGGCGATGCGGCTGGTGCGCGACCCGCAGAACTTCGACGTGGTGGTCACCACCAACATGTTCGGCGACATCCTCACCGACGAGGCGGCCGGCCTGGTGGGCGGCCTGGGCATGGCGCCCGGGCTGTGCATCGGCGAGGGCGACTTCGCGATGGCGCAGGCCACGCACGGCTCGGCGCCCGACATCGCCGGCAAGGGCATCGCCAATCCCTACGCGATGATGGATTCGACGCGGATGATGCTGGACTGGCTGGGGCGCAGGAAGGCGATCGCGCCGGCCGTCGCGGCGGCGGCGAGCATGGAGAAAGGGCTGGCGGCGGCGCTGGGGAACGCGAAGGCCAGGACCGGGGACATCCGGGGCCAGGGCCGCACAGCGTCATTCGCGGGCGCCGTCATCGAGAACCTCTGA
- a CDS encoding NUDIX domain-containing protein — MTQAPPRQAHAVCVGAFTLPSAGDVRTVREALAEIGRCRVLIASAHLPRSPRTPFTWQERAAMLRDSLDGAEAARVEFVPLREWFDDARNAQALQQAADAAGVARDAVRRCGPARDESMTPGDPGMRDLHPELFAADDAQAALATLRGRVAPGTAAFLQGWLGMPDHQRLREEWQQIARERALWAAVPYPVTLVTVDAVVRAAGHVLLIRRGRHPGKGLRALPGGFLETRETLAHAAIRELLEETQLDVPEAQLWACLKAVRAFDHPWRSQRNRIIVHAHFFDLPGGTLPRVQGADDAAHAEWVPVADLPGLDGQFLDDHLVILDHLLRGLGLR; from the coding sequence ATGACGCAGGCGCCGCCGCGACAGGCGCACGCCGTGTGCGTGGGGGCTTTCACCCTGCCCAGTGCAGGCGATGTGCGGACCGTGCGCGAGGCCCTGGCCGAAATCGGGCGTTGCCGCGTGCTCATCGCGTCCGCCCACCTGCCGCGTTCGCCGCGCACGCCCTTCACCTGGCAGGAGCGAGCGGCGATGCTGCGCGACTCGCTCGACGGCGCGGAAGCCGCACGTGTGGAGTTCGTGCCGTTGCGCGAATGGTTCGACGATGCACGCAACGCGCAGGCACTGCAGCAGGCTGCGGACGCGGCCGGCGTGGCGCGGGACGCAGTGCGGCGCTGCGGCCCGGCACGCGACGAGTCGATGACGCCGGGCGACCCAGGCATGCGCGACCTCCATCCGGAGCTGTTCGCCGCCGACGACGCGCAAGCCGCGCTGGCAACCCTGCGCGGTCGCGTGGCGCCCGGCACGGCGGCGTTCCTGCAAGGCTGGCTGGGAATGCCGGACCATCAACGGCTGCGCGAGGAATGGCAGCAGATCGCGCGCGAGCGGGCCCTCTGGGCGGCCGTCCCCTACCCGGTGACGCTGGTGACGGTGGACGCCGTGGTGCGCGCCGCCGGCCACGTGCTGCTGATCCGCCGCGGCCGCCATCCCGGCAAGGGCCTGCGCGCCCTGCCCGGCGGCTTCCTGGAGACGCGCGAGACGCTGGCGCATGCTGCCATCCGGGAGCTGCTGGAGGAGACGCAGCTCGACGTGCCCGAGGCGCAGCTGTGGGCGTGCCTGAAGGCGGTGCGGGCGTTCGACCATCCCTGGCGCAGCCAGCGCAACCGCATCATCGTCCACGCCCATTTCTTCGACCTGCCCGGCGGCACGCTGCCGCGTGTGCAGGGCGCGGACGACGCGGCCCACGCCGAGTGGGTGCCGGTGGCCGACCTGCCCGGGCTGGACGGGCAGTTCCTGGACGACCACCTGGTGATCCTGGATCACCTCCTGAGGGGACTGGGGCTGCGTTAG
- a CDS encoding TIGR04290 family methyltransferase: MSARETADAALAAPQAEADELQRQIDALGPWFHNLHLPGGVQTVPRHFLGGDFPRFKWLEIAPHIPEDLGGWRVLDVGCNAGFYSFELARRGADVVAIDHEPLYLEQARWAARQFGLQDRIEFREQGVYDLLGWGEERFDLVWFMGVFYHLRYPLLALDTLARMTRRLMVFQTLTLPGEAVYEDTADHPITEREPLLHEGWPKMAFIEHRFSGDETNWWVANHAGCEAMLRSAGLRVVGRPAGEIYLCEPQAPDRAGAMQWDAVKAVIRR; encoded by the coding sequence GTGAGCGCGCGCGAGACCGCGGACGCCGCGCTGGCTGCGCCCCAGGCGGAGGCGGACGAACTGCAGCGCCAGATCGACGCCCTGGGGCCCTGGTTCCACAACCTGCACCTGCCCGGCGGCGTGCAGACCGTGCCGCGGCATTTCCTGGGCGGCGACTTCCCGCGCTTCAAGTGGCTGGAGATCGCGCCCCACATCCCCGAGGACCTCGGCGGCTGGCGCGTGCTGGACGTGGGCTGCAACGCCGGCTTCTACAGCTTCGAGCTGGCGCGGCGCGGCGCCGACGTGGTCGCGATCGACCACGAGCCGCTGTACCTGGAGCAGGCGCGCTGGGCGGCGCGGCAGTTCGGGCTGCAGGACCGCATCGAGTTCCGCGAGCAGGGCGTGTACGACCTGCTCGGGTGGGGCGAGGAGCGCTTCGACCTGGTCTGGTTCATGGGGGTCTTCTATCACCTGCGCTACCCGCTGCTGGCGCTGGACACCCTGGCCCGCATGACACGGCGGCTGATGGTGTTCCAGACCCTCACCTTGCCGGGCGAGGCGGTGTACGAGGACACGGCCGACCATCCGATCACCGAGCGCGAGCCGCTGCTGCACGAGGGCTGGCCCAAGATGGCCTTCATCGAGCACCGTTTCTCCGGCGACGAGACGAACTGGTGGGTGGCCAACCATGCCGGCTGCGAGGCCATGCTGCGCTCGGCCGGGCTGCGCGTGGTGGGACGGCCGGCCGGCGAGATCTACCTGTGCGAGCCGCAGGCGCCCGACCGGGCCGGGGCCATGCAATGGGACGCGGTGAAGGCGGTGATCCGGCGATGA
- a CDS encoding MmgE/PrpD family protein: MSNTEQPAAEHLTRYVSHFICSSRLSDLPQDVAGLGKKSILDGIGLALSGGASHLGTLVRRHLAELSLGPGLSTVIGTRLKVASRFAAFANGVGIHADDYDDTQLAVATDRVYGLLTHPTAPALPAALAMAEAVGASGAQAMLAYHLGVEVECKIAEAINPRHYQTGFHSTATCGTFAAAAAASKLMDLDEETTCRALSIAGSQSAGLRENFGTMTKPFHAGRSSESGVAAAQFASYGWTATDRILEAPRGFFSAAGGGYDADAIAGRLGRPWTFAEPGVSIKPHPSGSLTHPGMTEMLRLIRENRIQAKDVMRVRVGTNHNMPNALIHHRPRNELQAKFSMEFCMAILLLEGRAGLNEFTDEVVLRPDVQRMIEKIDFVVDKEAEAAGYHKMTTLIDIELANGRKVRGRADFGKGSPAMPMSYDEVADKFRENAGFAGFPKQRAEEVVAMVRELESLPAISRLMDVLAHDRA; the protein is encoded by the coding sequence GTGAGCAACACCGAGCAACCGGCCGCCGAGCACCTGACCCGCTACGTGTCCCATTTCATCTGCAGCAGCAGGCTGTCCGACCTGCCGCAGGACGTGGCCGGCCTGGGCAAGAAATCCATCCTGGACGGCATCGGCCTGGCGCTCTCCGGCGGAGCCAGCCACCTGGGCACCCTGGTGCGCAGGCACCTGGCCGAGCTGAGCCTGGGGCCGGGCCTCTCCACCGTGATCGGCACCCGCCTGAAGGTGGCGTCGCGCTTCGCCGCCTTCGCCAACGGCGTCGGCATCCATGCCGACGACTACGACGACACGCAGCTGGCCGTCGCCACCGACCGCGTCTACGGCCTGCTCACGCACCCGACCGCACCGGCGCTGCCGGCCGCGCTGGCGATGGCCGAGGCCGTGGGCGCCAGCGGCGCGCAGGCCATGCTGGCCTACCACCTGGGCGTGGAAGTGGAATGCAAGATCGCCGAGGCGATCAACCCGCGCCACTACCAGACCGGCTTCCACTCCACCGCGACCTGCGGCACCTTCGCCGCCGCCGCGGCGGCGTCCAAGCTGATGGACCTGGACGAGGAGACGACCTGCCGGGCGCTGTCCATCGCCGGCAGCCAGTCGGCCGGCCTGCGCGAGAACTTCGGCACCATGACCAAGCCCTTCCACGCCGGCCGCTCCTCGGAAAGCGGGGTGGCGGCGGCGCAGTTCGCCTCCTACGGCTGGACCGCGACCGACAGGATCCTGGAGGCGCCGCGCGGCTTCTTCAGCGCCGCCGGCGGCGGCTACGACGCCGACGCCATCGCCGGCCGGCTGGGCAGGCCCTGGACCTTCGCCGAGCCGGGCGTGTCGATCAAGCCGCATCCGTCCGGCTCGCTCACGCATCCCGGCATGACCGAGATGCTGCGCCTCATCCGCGAGAACCGCATCCAGGCCAAGGACGTGATGCGGGTGCGGGTGGGCACCAACCACAACATGCCCAATGCGCTGATCCACCACCGCCCCAGGAACGAGCTCCAGGCCAAGTTCTCCATGGAGTTCTGCATGGCCATCCTGCTGCTGGAAGGACGCGCGGGCCTGAACGAGTTCACCGACGAGGTGGTGCTGCGTCCGGACGTGCAGAGAATGATCGAGAAGATCGATTTCGTGGTGGACAAGGAAGCGGAGGCGGCCGGCTACCACAAGATGACGACCCTCATCGACATCGAGCTGGCCAACGGCCGCAAGGTCCGTGGCCGGGCCGACTTCGGCAAGGGCAGCCCCGCCATGCCCATGAGCTACGACGAGGTCGCCGACAAGTTCCGCGAGAACGCCGGGTTCGCGGGGTTCCCGAAGCAGCGCGCGGAGGAGGTGGTGGCCATGGTGCGCGAGCTCGAGTCGCTGCCGGCCATCTCGCGGCTGATGGACGTGCTGGCGCATGACCGCGCCTGA